A genomic region of Azoarcus sp. KH32C contains the following coding sequences:
- a CDS encoding PAS domain-containing sensor histidine kinase produces the protein MGRLERVTDTQLNVSAHVVVDEGPFEDFVAGVRPGRADCYWDLYSMLQRSGIPRPSDAVSLCHSVDVIGIASMTRQLSTLAARIIETAPEAILVIGPDGRILSANAHASEIFGYSADEFAGMPIETLMPERYRRGHVTLRAAFTDEPAPRMMGNNRDLRGLRKNGSEFPVEVGLGPMPTGEGQCVVVSITDASERRRVQQAMLHRNERLSELLAVRTTELQDKNRALQARTEELAAALRRLSEAERRKVEQERRRLSQELHDDIGQMLAALCLNLEMVRRKCTAPEVRIPLNNALQIADSIMQGVRDIVHQLRPPQLDDLGLAAALRWHLERVRQTSFLAPTLSEDLGATRLPPEIELACFRIVQESVTNVLRHASATRVDVEVRLGPELIDLSIADDGIGFDTAAGLRPPARSDRLGLLGMQERVCGLGGSFEVVSMPGKGCRISASIPTGLHAQES, from the coding sequence ATGGGGAGGCTCGAGCGGGTCACGGATACGCAACTAAACGTTTCGGCCCACGTGGTCGTTGACGAGGGACCATTCGAAGATTTCGTCGCCGGAGTCCGTCCGGGGAGGGCGGATTGCTACTGGGATCTTTATAGTATGCTACAAAGATCAGGAATCCCCCGCCCCAGCGATGCCGTATCGCTGTGCCATTCAGTGGACGTCATTGGTATTGCATCGATGACAAGACAGCTCTCTACGCTTGCCGCCAGAATCATCGAGACCGCCCCGGAAGCGATCCTGGTGATCGGTCCCGATGGCCGAATTTTGAGCGCGAATGCGCATGCCTCCGAGATCTTCGGATATTCCGCGGACGAATTCGCGGGCATGCCCATCGAGACCCTGATGCCCGAGCGCTACCGTCGGGGACACGTCACGTTGCGGGCCGCATTCACGGACGAACCCGCGCCGCGCATGATGGGGAACAACCGCGACCTTCGCGGCCTGCGCAAGAACGGCAGCGAGTTTCCGGTCGAGGTGGGGCTGGGGCCGATGCCGACCGGGGAGGGGCAATGCGTCGTGGTCTCGATCACGGACGCGAGCGAACGCCGGCGAGTGCAGCAGGCGATGCTCCATCGAAACGAACGGCTCTCGGAACTGCTGGCGGTCAGGACGACGGAGCTGCAGGATAAGAACCGGGCCCTGCAGGCCCGCACCGAGGAGCTGGCCGCGGCACTGCGCCGGTTGTCGGAAGCGGAGCGCCGCAAGGTGGAGCAGGAGCGCCGGCGCCTGAGCCAGGAACTGCATGACGACATCGGCCAGATGCTCGCCGCGCTGTGCCTCAACCTGGAAATGGTGCGGCGCAAGTGCACTGCCCCGGAGGTCCGGATTCCTCTCAACAACGCGCTGCAGATCGCCGACAGCATCATGCAGGGCGTGCGCGACATCGTGCATCAGCTACGGCCGCCGCAGCTGGACGACCTGGGGCTCGCGGCGGCGCTGCGCTGGCACCTGGAGCGGGTCCGCCAGACCTCCTTTCTCGCCCCGACCTTGTCGGAGGATCTCGGAGCCACCCGTCTGCCGCCGGAAATCGAGCTCGCCTGTTTCCGCATCGTGCAGGAATCCGTTACCAACGTGCTTCGGCACGCGAGTGCGACGCGGGTGGACGTCGAAGTGAGGCTCGGGCCGGAGCTGATCGACCTCAGCATCGCCGACGACGGGATCGGCTTCGACACGGCCGCGGGCCTGCGCCCGCCGGCCCGCAGCGACCGCCTCGGGCTGCTCGGCATGCAGGAACGGGTCTGCGGTTTGGGCGGCAGCTTCGAGGTCGTCTCGATGCCGGGCAAAGGGTGCCGGATTTCCGCATCCATCCCGACCGGTTTGCATGCCCAGGAGTCCTGA
- a CDS encoding YfiR family protein: protein MFARALFLPCSTSPSAVRRRIVMCLVLSCAAGAFAATDPAVVEYQVKAAYLFRMAEYVEWPNSAFTGPGEPIRIAVVGSDPLVEILVTMLAGRKANDRSFVVEPSAGGDEVERAHILFVARRDAASVKKLLSGLKSRPVLTITEIPGGLDSGSVVNFVPFDNRIGFEISLGTAERNGLKLSSRLLAVARRVEKGAP, encoded by the coding sequence ATGTTCGCGCGAGCCTTGTTCCTTCCCTGCAGCACCTCGCCGTCAGCGGTGCGGCGGCGCATCGTGATGTGCCTTGTGCTCTCGTGCGCAGCCGGTGCGTTCGCGGCGACCGATCCGGCCGTTGTCGAATACCAGGTCAAGGCCGCGTACCTGTTCCGCATGGCCGAATATGTCGAGTGGCCGAACTCGGCCTTCACCGGGCCGGGCGAGCCGATCCGCATTGCTGTCGTGGGCTCGGATCCCTTGGTGGAAATCCTCGTTACGATGCTGGCGGGCCGCAAGGCCAACGATCGGAGCTTTGTCGTCGAGCCTTCGGCAGGCGGCGATGAAGTGGAACGCGCCCACATCCTCTTCGTCGCGCGGCGGGATGCGGCGTCCGTGAAGAAGTTGCTCAGTGGCCTCAAGTCCCGGCCCGTCCTGACCATCACGGAAATCCCGGGCGGTCTCGACAGCGGCAGCGTCGTGAATTTCGTGCCCTTCGACAACCGCATCGGTTTCGAGATTTCGCTCGGCACGGCGGAACGCAACGGTCTGAAGCTGAGTTCGCGTCTGCTCGCCGTCGCCCGCCGGGTCGAAAAGGGGGCGCCATGA
- a CDS encoding phosphate/phosphite/phosphonate ABC transporter substrate-binding protein — MIHRVMFGLAALCIAFAAHAQPAVYRFSPVNQWDINKTVAYWNPIINYVSEKSGLQLELKIGRTSADTTAYVLAQEVEFVFSNHLFSPERRRLGWKVFGRRQPSEIRGAIAVPADSPITKLEELRDQEVAFAGPEAFIGYKVPYPYLLSKGIDVKVVFGGNQNAAFAQLFAGKAKAVGSNSFLTDAYTVKENKNFRVLWTSEPYHDLALMASSKVPDKDLKAIADAFISMHQDPRGREILHRASMEVGIAADSYFIPATEADFANYRRFYDSAPALLR, encoded by the coding sequence ATGATCCACCGCGTGATGTTTGGCCTCGCCGCCCTGTGCATCGCATTCGCGGCCCATGCGCAGCCGGCCGTCTACCGCTTTTCGCCGGTCAACCAATGGGACATCAACAAGACGGTCGCGTACTGGAACCCGATCATCAACTATGTCTCGGAAAAGAGCGGCCTCCAGCTCGAACTCAAGATCGGCCGGACCTCGGCGGACACGACGGCATATGTTCTCGCGCAGGAGGTCGAGTTCGTCTTCAGCAACCACCTTTTCAGCCCGGAACGTCGCCGGCTCGGGTGGAAGGTGTTCGGCCGGCGCCAGCCCTCGGAGATCCGCGGCGCGATCGCGGTGCCGGCCGACTCCCCGATCACCAAGCTCGAAGAACTCCGGGACCAGGAGGTCGCGTTTGCCGGGCCGGAAGCCTTCATCGGCTACAAGGTGCCCTATCCCTACCTGTTGTCGAAGGGCATCGACGTCAAGGTCGTCTTCGGCGGGAACCAGAACGCCGCCTTTGCGCAGTTGTTCGCGGGCAAAGCCAAGGCCGTCGGCAGCAACTCCTTCCTGACTGACGCCTACACGGTGAAGGAGAACAAGAACTTTCGCGTGCTATGGACCTCCGAGCCCTATCACGACCTTGCCCTGATGGCGTCGTCCAAGGTCCCGGACAAGGACCTGAAGGCGATTGCCGATGCGTTCATCTCGATGCATCAGGATCCGCGCGGCCGCGAGATCCTGCACCGGGCGTCGATGGAGGTGGGGATTGCGGCCGATTCGTACTTCATCCCGGCCACCGAGGCCGATTTCGCGAACTATCGCCGCTTCTACGATTCGGCGCCGGCCTTGCTGCGCTGA
- a CDS encoding glycosyltransferase family 39 protein yields MLDVVTQPTTEEALPAVAPARIRRLAFALLIALGLFALLAFRQYGISNDEEVQHTYGRMLLDFYISGFADHSAFAYKNLYLYGGLFDLIAATLERVVPMNVWDLRHLLSAAFGLLGLAGTWLLARRLMGEAAGLAALALLALTGAWTGAMFTHTKDVPFAAMMIWALYFTTRFAARLPQVRARDVAGLGLAIGCAFGLRVGAVFAVLYLGVAVTAAAWMCGHDLASRSAVLGRAALGLVPAGLLAAALTILFWPWVVMAPDNLILAMRTFSHFAFNLDTILDGVVMKIGAVPGTYLLDYLLVRLPELFLLGIVLALVVGVRALPSLFAGHRERVEALPWLPVVLATAVPLGYALIAAPPLYNGIRHFTFLLPPLAVIAAAGLQAAWRISQRWPGANAVALGACLLLAFVHLATLIDLHPYEYLAYNDLIGGLRGAEGRWEEDYWASSLREATGLLNAYVHGAGPLPHPYTVAACAEPVQAAAWLAPGLTMTTDWLAADFFVSPTQMNCHLAVTGRIVAEVVRDGVTIAVVRDRRGVNSAQPNLKPSGPG; encoded by the coding sequence ATGCTCGACGTAGTCACGCAGCCCACCACCGAGGAAGCGCTGCCGGCAGTCGCACCGGCACGCATCAGGCGCCTTGCCTTTGCGCTGCTGATCGCACTGGGCTTGTTTGCGCTCCTCGCATTCCGTCAGTACGGAATCAGCAACGACGAAGAGGTTCAACACACCTATGGTCGGATGCTGCTCGATTTCTATATCTCGGGCTTCGCAGACCACAGCGCGTTCGCCTACAAGAATCTGTACCTATACGGCGGTCTCTTCGACCTGATCGCGGCGACACTCGAACGTGTCGTTCCGATGAACGTCTGGGACCTTCGCCACCTGCTGTCGGCCGCCTTCGGCCTGCTCGGCCTCGCCGGCACCTGGCTGCTCGCGCGCCGGCTGATGGGCGAGGCGGCCGGCCTGGCCGCCCTCGCGCTACTGGCCCTCACCGGTGCCTGGACGGGCGCGATGTTCACCCACACCAAGGACGTGCCGTTCGCGGCCATGATGATTTGGGCGCTGTATTTCACGACCCGCTTTGCGGCACGACTGCCGCAAGTGCGGGCGCGGGACGTGGCGGGACTCGGGCTGGCGATCGGCTGTGCGTTCGGCCTGCGGGTGGGCGCGGTGTTCGCCGTCCTCTACCTCGGCGTCGCCGTTACGGCCGCTGCGTGGATGTGCGGTCACGACCTCGCGTCACGTAGCGCCGTGTTGGGCCGCGCAGCGCTCGGACTCGTTCCGGCGGGCCTGCTCGCCGCGGCCCTGACGATCCTGTTCTGGCCATGGGTGGTCATGGCGCCGGACAACCTCATCCTCGCGATGCGCACCTTTTCGCACTTCGCCTTCAACCTCGACACGATCCTCGACGGCGTCGTGATGAAGATCGGTGCCGTGCCCGGCACCTATCTGCTCGACTATCTCCTCGTACGCTTGCCCGAGCTTTTCCTGCTCGGCATCGTGCTGGCGCTCGTCGTCGGCGTTCGCGCGCTGCCTTCGCTATTCGCCGGGCATCGGGAACGTGTGGAGGCGCTCCCGTGGCTACCGGTCGTACTCGCTACGGCGGTCCCGCTCGGCTACGCGCTGATCGCGGCGCCGCCGCTCTACAACGGCATCCGCCACTTCACCTTCCTCTTGCCGCCCCTGGCGGTCATTGCCGCAGCGGGGCTGCAGGCGGCATGGCGAATCAGCCAGCGCTGGCCGGGAGCGAACGCGGTCGCGCTCGGAGCCTGTCTGCTGCTGGCTTTCGTTCATCTCGCCACGCTCATCGACCTGCATCCCTACGAATACCTCGCATACAACGACCTGATCGGCGGTCTGCGCGGCGCCGAAGGGCGCTGGGAGGAGGACTATTGGGCAAGCAGCCTGCGGGAAGCGACGGGTCTGCTGAATGCCTACGTCCATGGCGCCGGCCCGTTGCCGCACCCCTACACCGTGGCGGCCTGCGCCGAACCGGTGCAGGCCGCGGCCTGGTTGGCGCCTGGGCTGACGATGACGACAGACTGGCTTGCCGCGGACTTCTTCGTTTCGCCGACGCAGATGAACTGCCACCTCGCCGTGACCGGGCGCATCGTCGCGGAAGTGGTTCGAGACGGAGTGACGATCGCGGTGGTACGCGACCGCCGGGGAGTCAACAGCGCACAACCGAATCTGAAGCCCTCGGGTCCCGGTTAG
- a CDS encoding response regulator transcription factor, translated as MTVRVQIADDHQLLSAGLAMLIGEIEGYEVVASACNGIEAMEQARRLKPDLVIMDIQMPGLSGLDCLELIRAELPDTRVLMLSMHANSEHVARALSLGAHGYLLKDAAPAELELAVRTVANGNVWLSAAVSSATQGRPGQLPPEGAEALLTPRQREVLKRLAEGASVKEIAFELDLSAKTVETYRAQIMERLKLHDVPSLVRYAIRTGVIGL; from the coding sequence GTGACGGTACGCGTCCAAATCGCAGACGATCACCAGCTGCTGTCGGCGGGGCTGGCGATGCTGATCGGCGAGATCGAGGGTTATGAGGTCGTCGCCTCGGCCTGCAATGGTATCGAGGCGATGGAACAGGCCCGCAGGCTGAAGCCGGACCTGGTCATCATGGACATCCAGATGCCGGGGCTCTCCGGGCTCGATTGTCTGGAGCTGATCCGGGCGGAATTGCCCGACACGCGCGTGCTGATGCTGTCGATGCATGCCAACAGCGAGCACGTTGCGCGTGCGCTGAGCCTGGGGGCGCACGGCTATCTGTTGAAGGATGCCGCCCCGGCCGAACTCGAACTCGCGGTCAGGACGGTGGCCAACGGCAACGTCTGGCTTTCTGCCGCCGTCTCGTCGGCGACCCAGGGCCGACCCGGGCAACTGCCGCCCGAGGGGGCGGAGGCCTTGCTGACTCCCCGCCAACGGGAGGTGCTCAAGCGCCTGGCCGAAGGCGCCAGCGTGAAGGAGATCGCCTTCGAGCTGGATCTCAGCGCGAAGACGGTCGAAACCTATCGCGCGCAGATCATGGAGCGGCTCAAGCTGCACGATGTTCCTTCCCTCGTGCGGTATGCCATCCGTACCGGTGTCATAGGTCTTTAG
- a CDS encoding TonB-dependent siderophore receptor, producing the protein MRLAIGPLLFALISGTSEAADLVAANLADLTLEQLGNIEVTTVSRAPERLQDAPASVYVITADAIRRSGATTLPEALRLAPNLQVARIDSNRYAISARGFNSNTANKLQVLIDGRIVYTPLFSGVFWDVQDVMLEDVDRIEVISGPASTLWGANAVNGVINVITRSSAETTGNLVSVGAGNLERGFAARHGGDFGENGHYRVYAKTQYFDHSERSDGSAVSDAWQRQQAGFRADRAEGSNSVTVQGDAYTVSIDQDAPGRQRADGANLLSRWVRSLEDGAELMVQAYWDHTSRSVPGLFGEQLDTGSVNVQHTIPHDGGHKTVWGGGYRWADDRVDNRSPLFAFLPADRRMHWANMFAQHERALTPELRLTVGGRVGNNSFSGLEFMPNVRLAWKVAPDHLLWTAWSRSVRAPSRIDREFFFPANPPFLLAGGRDFESEIARTTEVGYRGQFGEAVSLSATLFHSTYERLRSLDLLPSGIFVLGNHIDGRVYGVEAWGSYRITPQWRLAAGILAMHDRFEGDAVARTPPGDDPPVQWSLTSGWQLAGDRSLDIAVRRVGALPTPPVPAYTAVDVRYGWQLSPSLALTLTVANLLDRRHEEFAASSAGVVSVRRSAFLSVRVAF; encoded by the coding sequence GTGCGCCTTGCGATCGGACCGCTGCTGTTCGCGCTGATCTCGGGTACCTCCGAGGCGGCCGACCTCGTCGCCGCGAATCTGGCGGACCTCACGCTCGAGCAACTCGGCAACATCGAAGTCACCACCGTGTCTCGTGCCCCCGAGCGGCTGCAGGATGCACCGGCGTCGGTCTATGTGATCACCGCCGATGCCATCCGGCGGTCCGGTGCGACTACTTTGCCCGAGGCGCTGCGGCTCGCGCCGAACCTGCAGGTGGCGCGGATCGATTCGAACCGGTACGCCATCTCCGCGCGTGGCTTCAATTCGAACACTGCCAACAAACTCCAGGTATTGATCGACGGACGCATCGTCTATACGCCCCTCTTTTCCGGCGTGTTCTGGGACGTCCAGGACGTGATGCTGGAAGATGTGGACCGCATCGAGGTTATCAGCGGGCCCGCGAGCACGCTGTGGGGCGCCAATGCCGTCAATGGCGTCATCAACGTGATCACGCGATCCAGCGCGGAGACGACCGGGAACCTCGTCTCCGTCGGCGCTGGTAACCTCGAACGCGGTTTCGCCGCCCGCCACGGCGGGGATTTCGGGGAGAACGGGCATTACCGGGTGTATGCGAAGACGCAGTACTTCGATCACTCGGAGCGTAGCGACGGGTCGGCCGTGTCGGACGCCTGGCAGCGCCAGCAGGCCGGATTCCGCGCTGATCGCGCCGAGGGCTCGAACAGCGTCACGGTGCAGGGGGATGCCTACACCGTTTCGATCGATCAGGACGCGCCCGGGCGCCAGCGCGCCGACGGCGCGAACCTGCTGTCGAGATGGGTCCGGTCTCTCGAGGATGGTGCGGAACTGATGGTCCAGGCCTACTGGGACCACACATCGCGCAGCGTGCCCGGGCTGTTCGGGGAACAGCTCGATACCGGCAGCGTAAACGTCCAGCATACGATCCCCCACGACGGAGGCCACAAGACGGTTTGGGGCGGCGGGTACCGTTGGGCCGACGATCGTGTCGACAATCGCAGCCCGCTGTTCGCCTTCCTGCCCGCGGACCGCCGTATGCATTGGGCCAACATGTTCGCGCAGCACGAGCGCGCACTGACACCGGAGTTGCGACTGACGGTGGGTGGGCGCGTCGGGAACAACAGCTTCTCCGGCCTCGAGTTCATGCCGAATGTGCGGCTTGCATGGAAAGTGGCGCCCGATCATCTGCTGTGGACAGCCTGGTCGCGCTCGGTCCGGGCTCCGTCGCGCATTGACCGTGAATTCTTCTTTCCGGCCAATCCTCCCTTCCTGCTCGCGGGAGGGCGTGACTTCGAGTCCGAAATCGCGCGGACGACGGAAGTCGGCTACCGCGGCCAGTTCGGCGAAGCGGTCTCGCTGTCGGCCACGCTCTTCCACAGCACTTACGAGCGTCTGCGCAGCCTCGACCTCTTGCCGAGCGGAATCTTTGTGCTCGGCAATCACATCGACGGACGTGTCTACGGCGTGGAAGCCTGGGGCAGCTACCGCATCACCCCGCAGTGGCGGCTCGCCGCCGGCATCCTTGCGATGCACGACCGGTTCGAGGGGGACGCGGTTGCGCGCACCCCGCCGGGCGACGACCCGCCTGTCCAGTGGTCGCTCACTTCCGGCTGGCAACTGGCAGGAGACCGGAGTCTCGACATCGCGGTGCGCCGCGTGGGCGCGTTGCCGACGCCGCCGGTGCCGGCATACACGGCCGTCGATGTGCGTTATGGCTGGCAGCTGTCTCCATCGCTCGCCCTGACGCTGACGGTCGCGAACCTGCTCGATCGCAGGCACGAGGAGTTCGCCGCATCGTCGGCCGGTGTGGTGTCGGTAAGACGGTCCGCCTTCCTCTCCGTCAGGGTGGCTTTCTGA
- a CDS encoding response regulator: MISGFLRSIRHKLLLMALIGNLGALLVAGGALVYYESLVFRQTLLDELNTQADILAYASTAALQFNDPVAARESLAQLTAQPKVLAAALYTSRGTVFATYRREDAEAKPFPPLLDIQGVQTAGGTLTLARRVASQQEVLGTVYLVARYDLTERLWEFVTVLAVAIVGSMGVGLAISTRAQRWIAGPIQSVSNVARQVMEQRNFALRATKTTDDEVGYLVDVFNDMLAEIGQRTDAIESSKRELEREIAERGEIQKSLQASERRNRTLISAMSSVIWTCGPSGGFIDEQPAWAAHTGQSRDEYRGLGWRRAFHPEDQAALDRAWALALHEHVSFELEARLWHPASARYRIVIMRNAPVLDDQDRVVEWIGALYDVDDRRAAEREVLELNAQLERRVAERTAQLEIANRALVSRTEEAEAANRAKADFVANMSHEIRTPMNAILSLAYLLEKHELTPVARGMVQKIHIAGRSLLGIINDILDFSKIDAQRLEIEHIPFRLADVLDNIASIMSSAVGEKPVEVVVGPAPEGANFLKGDALRLGQVLINLAGNAIKFTNEGEVVVSVAQVAEDRSTGMVRLRFAVRDTGIGIAKDKQQAIFNAFTQGDSSTSRSFGGTGLGLAISRRLVELMGGELSVASEPGKGSEFAFEIALELSDPVGNATPAMMFQRVLVADDNATARVVLSATAASLGWSVEAVDSGKKAIAAVANAGRNPYDVLLLDWRMPEVDGLAAATAIRRNIREDGSAPIIIMVTAMDREQLREQPGSEQVDAVLTKPVTCSGLYNALLDAKSRRGELPIQEVPRTGGQALAGRRILVVDDNEMNRDVAQQILVGEGAEVELAPEGSTALTMLQSHPEGFDLVLMDVQMPVMDGYETTRQIRATPSLAHLPVIALTAGAFKKQQLAAIESGMNDFVAKPFDVDELIATVQRYTGGGESAAPGAARDAAASQALLDVQAGLRNWRDEAVYRDRLRSMDFVEEGQRIVEAIQAGDTSQAAFLAHRLRGSAGALALLQAAELAGAVEEQLREGRDDAGPIAELMSALKRTAAAIEDYLGEAIEAATPGAHAPAAGANPAEARAILERVRAALDSDDPGRIEPLLPTLSTFIPADFMQQLRQCINAFDFRGAEALIQAFSESHGMTEEE, encoded by the coding sequence ATGATCTCCGGCTTCCTGCGCTCGATCCGCCACAAATTGCTGCTGATGGCGCTGATCGGCAACCTGGGTGCGCTGCTGGTTGCCGGCGGCGCGCTCGTCTATTACGAATCGCTCGTTTTCCGCCAGACTTTGCTCGACGAGTTGAACACGCAGGCCGACATCCTCGCCTATGCGAGCACGGCGGCACTGCAGTTCAACGATCCCGTGGCCGCGCGGGAAAGCCTGGCCCAGCTCACGGCCCAGCCGAAGGTGCTGGCAGCGGCGCTCTATACCTCGCGCGGCACCGTCTTTGCCACGTATCGCCGCGAGGACGCCGAGGCGAAGCCCTTTCCGCCCTTGCTCGACATCCAGGGGGTGCAGACGGCGGGCGGAACGCTGACACTCGCGCGCCGGGTCGCGAGCCAGCAGGAGGTGCTCGGCACGGTCTACCTCGTCGCGCGGTACGACCTGACGGAGCGCCTGTGGGAATTCGTCACCGTCCTCGCGGTCGCGATCGTGGGCAGCATGGGCGTGGGACTGGCGATTTCGACCCGCGCGCAGCGATGGATCGCGGGACCGATCCAGTCGGTGAGCAACGTCGCGCGCCAAGTCATGGAACAACGCAACTTTGCGCTGCGGGCGACGAAGACCACCGACGACGAGGTCGGCTACCTGGTCGACGTCTTCAACGACATGCTGGCCGAAATCGGTCAGCGTACCGATGCCATCGAATCCTCGAAGCGCGAACTGGAACGCGAAATCGCCGAACGGGGCGAGATCCAGAAGTCGCTGCAGGCGAGCGAGCGGCGCAACCGCACGCTGATCTCGGCGATGTCGTCGGTGATCTGGACCTGCGGGCCCTCCGGAGGCTTCATCGACGAGCAGCCCGCATGGGCCGCCCACACCGGCCAGTCCCGCGACGAATACCGGGGCCTGGGCTGGCGCCGCGCTTTCCATCCGGAGGACCAGGCCGCCCTCGATCGCGCCTGGGCGCTCGCGCTGCACGAGCATGTCTCGTTCGAGCTGGAAGCCCGGCTGTGGCACCCGGCAAGCGCGCGATACCGTATCGTCATCATGCGCAATGCGCCGGTCCTCGACGACCAGGACCGCGTCGTGGAGTGGATTGGCGCGCTGTACGACGTCGATGACCGCCGCGCGGCCGAGCGGGAGGTGCTCGAACTGAATGCGCAGCTCGAGCGGCGCGTGGCCGAGCGCACCGCCCAGCTCGAGATCGCCAACCGCGCGCTGGTGAGCCGCACCGAGGAGGCGGAGGCTGCGAACCGCGCCAAGGCGGACTTCGTCGCCAACATGAGCCACGAGATCCGGACGCCGATGAACGCGATCCTCAGCCTCGCCTACCTGCTCGAGAAGCACGAGCTGACGCCGGTCGCGCGCGGCATGGTGCAGAAGATCCACATCGCGGGTCGCTCGCTGCTGGGCATCATCAACGACATCCTCGATTTTTCGAAGATCGATGCGCAGCGCCTGGAGATCGAGCACATCCCCTTCCGCCTGGCGGACGTGCTGGACAACATTGCCAGCATCATGTCTTCGGCCGTGGGCGAAAAGCCGGTCGAAGTCGTTGTCGGGCCGGCGCCCGAAGGGGCCAACTTCCTGAAGGGCGACGCGCTGCGCCTGGGACAGGTGCTGATCAACCTGGCCGGCAACGCGATCAAGTTCACCAACGAGGGTGAGGTCGTCGTCAGCGTCGCCCAGGTCGCCGAAGACCGCTCCACCGGCATGGTGCGCTTGCGCTTCGCCGTGCGAGATACGGGCATCGGCATCGCCAAGGACAAGCAGCAGGCGATCTTCAATGCCTTCACTCAGGGCGACAGCTCGACTTCGCGCAGCTTCGGCGGCACGGGCCTGGGCCTCGCAATCAGCCGACGCCTGGTCGAGCTCATGGGGGGCGAACTGAGCGTCGCCAGCGAGCCGGGGAAAGGCAGCGAATTCGCCTTCGAGATCGCGCTCGAGCTCAGCGACCCGGTCGGCAACGCGACTCCGGCGATGATGTTCCAGCGGGTGCTCGTCGCCGACGACAACGCCACCGCGCGGGTCGTGCTGAGCGCGACGGCGGCGAGTCTCGGCTGGAGCGTCGAAGCGGTCGACTCCGGCAAGAAGGCGATCGCAGCGGTCGCGAATGCCGGGCGCAATCCCTACGACGTGCTGCTTCTCGACTGGCGCATGCCCGAGGTCGACGGGCTCGCCGCGGCGACGGCCATCCGGAGGAACATACGGGAAGATGGAAGCGCGCCGATCATCATCATGGTCACGGCGATGGATCGCGAACAGCTGCGGGAGCAGCCCGGCAGCGAGCAGGTGGATGCCGTACTGACGAAGCCGGTGACGTGTTCCGGCCTGTACAACGCCTTGCTCGACGCCAAGAGCCGCCGTGGCGAACTGCCGATCCAGGAGGTGCCGCGCACGGGCGGGCAGGCCCTCGCAGGACGGCGCATCCTGGTGGTCGACGACAACGAGATGAACCGCGACGTCGCGCAGCAGATCCTGGTCGGCGAGGGGGCCGAGGTGGAGCTCGCCCCCGAAGGAAGCACTGCGCTGACGATGCTGCAGAGCCATCCCGAGGGCTTCGACCTCGTGTTGATGGATGTGCAGATGCCGGTGATGGACGGCTACGAGACGACCCGGCAGATCCGCGCCACGCCGAGCCTCGCGCATCTGCCGGTCATCGCCCTGACCGCGGGCGCCTTCAAGAAGCAGCAGCTGGCGGCCATCGAGTCGGGGATGAACGACTTCGTGGCCAAGCCTTTCGACGTCGACGAGCTCATCGCGACCGTTCAGCGCTACACGGGAGGCGGTGAATCGGCGGCGCCGGGCGCGGCGCGGGACGCCGCCGCATCGCAGGCCCTGCTCGACGTGCAGGCCGGGCTGCGCAACTGGCGGGACGAGGCCGTGTATCGCGATCGGCTGCGGTCGATGGACTTCGTCGAAGAGGGGCAGCGGATTGTCGAGGCCATCCAGGCCGGCGACACCTCGCAAGCGGCCTTCCTCGCGCACCGGCTGCGCGGCAGCGCCGGCGCTCTCGCGCTGTTGCAGGCGGCGGAACTCGCCGGCGCCGTCGAAGAACAATTGCGTGAGGGCCGCGACGACGCCGGCCCGATCGCAGAACTGATGTCCGCGCTGAAACGGACGGCTGCGGCGATCGAGGACTATCTCGGCGAGGCAATCGAAGCCGCCACGCCTGGTGCCCACGCGCCTGCCGCCGGCGCGAACCCTGCCGAGGCGCGCGCAATCCTCGAACGCGTGCGTGCGGCGTTGGACAGCGACGATCCGGGACGCATCGAACCCTTGCTGCCCACCTTGTCGACCTTCATCCCCGCCGATTTCATGCAGCAGTTGCGGCAATGCATCAACGCTTTCGACTTCCGTGGGGCCGAAGCGCTCATCCAAGCCTTCTCCGAGTCGCACGGAATGACGGAAGAGGAGTGA